The following coding sequences lie in one Musa acuminata AAA Group cultivar baxijiao chromosome BXJ1-8, Cavendish_Baxijiao_AAA, whole genome shotgun sequence genomic window:
- the LOC103995861 gene encoding V-type proton ATPase subunit c1 translates to MSTFSGDETAPFFGFLGAAAALVFSCMGAAYGTAKSGVGVASMGVMRPELVMKSIVPVVMAGVLGIYGLIIAVIISTGINPKAKSYYLFDGYAHLSSGLACGLAGLSAGMAIGIVGDAGVRANAQQPKLFVGMILILIFAEALALYGLIVGIILSSRAGQSRAE, encoded by the exons ATGTCTACCTTCAGCGGAGACGAGACCGCCCCCTTCTTCGGCTTCCTCGGCGCCGCGGCCGCGCTCGTCTTCTCCT GCATGGGAGCTGCGTACGGGACGGCCAAGAGCGGGGTCGGTGTGGCGTCGATGGGGGTTATGCGGCCGGAGCTCGTGATGAAGTCGATCGTGCCCGTGGTGATGGCTGGAGTGCTCGGGATCTACGGATTGATCATTGCTGTGATCATAAGCACCGGGATCAACCCCAAGGCCAAGTCGTATTACCTCTTCGATGGGTATGCGCATCTATCGTCCGGCCTGGCTTGTGGCCTCGCGGGCTTGTCCGCCGGCATGGCTATCGGGATCGTCGGTGATGCCGGAGTCCG GGCCAACGCTCAGCAGCCAAAGCTATTTGTAGGCATGATTCTCATCCTCATTTTTGCCGAAGCCCTTGCGCTATATGGCCTTATCGTCGGCATCATCCTCTCCTCTCGTGCTGGCCAATCTCGAGCCGAGTGA